One Hemibagrus wyckioides isolate EC202008001 linkage group LG07, SWU_Hwy_1.0, whole genome shotgun sequence DNA segment encodes these proteins:
- the tmem125b gene encoding transmembrane protein 125 — protein sequence MSGLMFLQQDVEDPVELWWFDEPCISLLCYTSSVALVLGLGSGGVVLLSSASSAEPSSAVWRLIVGSTLCVLALVLVLKQLLSSAVQDMGCVRSRRRIVQLRSGGSADPSLLLAVGLALMLGGGTVLLCLASSHMLLTGSLLLTCGGAVVLSVGAYTAMKYLWERRERRRRRRIQRRVRVYTVAGQTRHVWRDSASSQAGLI from the coding sequence ATGTCTGGCCTCATGTTCCTGCAGCAGGATGTTGAGGATCCAGTGGAACTGTGGTGGTTTGATGAGCCATGCATCTCTCTGCTCTGCTACACCTCCTCTGTTGCACTGGTGCTTGGGCTCGGGAGTGGCGGCGTGGTGCTCCTGTCTTCAGCCAGCTCCGCGGAGCCGTCCTCGGCCGTGTGGCGCCTCATCGTCGGCTCCACCCTCTGTGTCCTGGCTCTTGTACTCGTGCTCAAGCAGCTGCTTAGCTCGGCGGTGCAGGACATGGGCTGTGTGCGCAGTCGGAGGCGCATCGTGCAGCTGCGCAGCGGCGGAAGCGCAGACCCGTCTCTGCTGCTCGCTGTCGGCTTGGCGCTGATGCTCGGCGGTGGCACGGTGCTGCTGTGCTTGGCCTCGTCACACATGCTGCTCACAGGGTCGCTCCTCCTGACGTGTGGTGGCGCTGTGGTTCTGAGCGTGGGGGCATACACAGCCATGAAGTACCTGTGGGAACGAAGAGaacggaggaggaggaggaggatacaGAGAAGGGTGAGGGTGTACACCGTGGCAGGACAGACGAGGCACGTGTGGAGAGACTCTGCGTCGAGTCAAGCCGGTCTGATATGA
- the pcp4l1 gene encoding Purkinje cell protein 4-like protein 1 has product MSEIRSSETQCGTKELMDDGKKAPVEKVSKPPSQDGEEEIDIDLDAPETEKAALAIQNQFRRFQKKKK; this is encoded by the exons atgagtgag ATTCGTTCCTCAGAAACTCAATGCGGTACCAAGGAGCTGATGGATGATGGGAAAAAAG CCCCGGTGGAAAAGGTGTCTAAACCTCCCAGTCAGGACGGCGAGGAGGAAATCGACATCGACCTGGACGCTCCAGAGACGGAGAAAGCAGCTCTGGCCATCCAGAATCAGTTCAGACGTTtccagaagaaaaagaagtag